The Vibrio navarrensis genome has a segment encoding these proteins:
- a CDS encoding aldolase: MMKTAHLDKQQLMFNAQQQMDELLNQGQFNDKQKLALTCRILYDHGHDAGLAGQITARTSAGNTFITQRFGLGFDEITADNLIEVNQDLEPIDQQAMPNPANRFHTWIYQQHPEVNCIIHTHPTHVAALSMLRVPLMVGQMDTCSLFDDCAFLGEWPGVPVGNEEGIIISDALGNKRALLLAHHGQLVVGKTIEEACNLALMIERAARLQLLAMAAGQVQPLPAALAQEAHDWLSTDRRSKVNFAYYARKALKSHPESI, from the coding sequence ATGATGAAAACAGCACATTTAGATAAACAGCAATTAATGTTCAATGCACAACAGCAAATGGATGAGTTACTGAATCAAGGCCAGTTTAACGACAAACAAAAACTCGCTTTAACTTGCAGAATTTTATATGACCACGGTCATGATGCGGGCTTAGCGGGGCAAATTACAGCCCGTACTTCAGCTGGTAATACTTTTATCACCCAGCGATTTGGCTTGGGTTTTGATGAAATCACTGCGGACAACTTGATCGAAGTCAACCAGGATCTGGAACCTATCGATCAACAGGCAATGCCAAACCCTGCCAACAGATTTCATACCTGGATTTATCAGCAACACCCTGAAGTGAATTGCATTATTCATACTCACCCCACTCATGTCGCGGCACTTTCTATGCTTAGAGTTCCGCTGATGGTGGGACAAATGGATACCTGTAGTTTATTTGATGACTGCGCCTTTTTAGGTGAGTGGCCTGGCGTTCCTGTAGGGAATGAAGAAGGCATCATTATTTCCGATGCACTGGGCAATAAAAGAGCTCTTTTACTGGCCCATCATGGTCAGTTAGTTGTTGGCAAAACCATTGAAGAGGCATGCAATCTTGCACTTATGATTGAACGCGCCGCCCGTTTACAATTGTTGGCCATGGCCGCAGGTCAGGTGCAGCCGCTGCCTGCGGCTTTGGCACAGGAAGCTCATGACTGGTTATCGACAGACCGTCGCAGCAAAGTCAATTTTGCCTATTACGCCAGAAAGGCACTGAAGTCCCACCCTGAATCAATCTGA
- a CDS encoding outer membrane beta-barrel protein, which yields MKKQMRMKKQTLALWVGLVLAGQASMALASNQVGEFYVGGKAGLTQFSDECGSNSLDCEEQSEGFGVYGGYQALDWLAVEVGYDSLGKSKADYSALMKPGEVAHYDATVQGIELGLKADYALTERAGLFAKAGTLLWQVEKSGSEPGLGSVNQEEDGSSLMLGAGVEYRLTEHWNTRLEYQYFNEVGGEKTGGSDIHFIGVGLDYRFGGAAQTAMSEPMDVRPVDEVVMSEPEPVMETVAEPEPQVIETYTQVVSSAFGEALFETGSTNLSPSLMLQLQPLLARLKQYPETVVEISGHTDSKGSDTLNQRLSEQRAQSVANYLISKGVAPERITRVVGYGESLPVASNDTESGRAQNRRVEIVSPEAMSSHSTRSDQE from the coding sequence ATGAAAAAACAGATGAGAATGAAAAAACAGACTTTAGCCCTGTGGGTAGGGCTTGTGCTGGCGGGTCAGGCATCAATGGCGCTGGCGAGCAACCAAGTGGGCGAATTTTACGTCGGCGGTAAAGCGGGGCTGACCCAATTTTCCGACGAGTGTGGGTCGAACAGCCTGGACTGCGAAGAGCAGAGCGAAGGCTTTGGCGTGTATGGCGGTTACCAAGCGCTGGACTGGCTGGCAGTGGAAGTGGGTTACGACTCCCTTGGCAAATCGAAAGCCGATTACTCGGCGCTGATGAAGCCGGGCGAGGTGGCGCATTACGACGCCACGGTACAAGGCATTGAGCTGGGTCTGAAAGCGGATTACGCGCTGACTGAGCGCGCGGGTCTGTTTGCCAAAGCGGGCACCTTGCTGTGGCAAGTGGAGAAAAGCGGCAGTGAGCCGGGCCTTGGCAGCGTGAACCAAGAAGAAGACGGCAGCTCCCTGATGCTGGGCGCGGGGGTGGAGTACCGCTTGACCGAGCACTGGAACACGCGTTTGGAGTACCAGTACTTCAACGAAGTGGGCGGTGAGAAGACGGGCGGCTCCGACATTCACTTTATCGGCGTGGGGCTGGATTACCGCTTTGGCGGCGCAGCGCAAACGGCGATGAGTGAGCCGATGGACGTGCGTCCGGTGGACGAGGTGGTGATGAGCGAACCCGAGCCAGTGATGGAAACTGTGGCCGAGCCAGAGCCACAAGTGATTGAGACTTACACCCAAGTGGTGAGCAGTGCCTTTGGTGAAGCGCTGTTTGAAACGGGCAGCACCAACTTAAGCCCATCGCTGATGCTGCAACTGCAACCGCTGTTGGCGCGCTTAAAACAGTACCCCGAGACGGTGGTGGAAATCAGCGGCCACACCGATTCGAAAGGCAGTGACACGCTTAACCAGCGCCTTTCTGAGCAGCGCGCGCAATCGGTGGCCAACTACTTAATCAGCAAAGGGGTGGCCCCAGAGCGCATTACCCGCGTGGTCGGTTATGGCGAGAGCCTGCCGGTGGCGAGTAACGACACCGAGAGTGGTCGAGCGCAAAACCGCCGAGTGGAGATTGTTTCTCCGGAAGCGATGAGTAGTCACAGCACGCGCAGTGACCAAGAATAA
- a CDS encoding RHS repeat protein, with amino-acid sequence MENIVSNAFNFSEFVDSGVDPRTGSYSISFTLGELLSNKLSGPNFKLTISHNYLNKVDEGFGLGWSISMSSYDKISRKLSLSSGRTFETVLSKDSNELIILHRKTKDVRAFLVENEREIKVVYIDGKVEYIDYESGKLIKTVSNLGHEIFFYYRYFNGLLSLSKISDQFGHSITIDHWSNKYYTIINSVAENDIYKRNYLLSKISHGYGRILTSISMVNSSNLKTTIDYKYIDKLGNYAIIQVKHYSGLVETIEYSYEGHLLPNKKNNFNFIPNVKRHTLYPGSEQPKTVFEYEYSLKNYLGYGSNLLWEDGVDVLFYTASDYRYSSQEVMNGSHIIERVYNKYHLLESEKYFRNGVLYKEIDLEYYADLTQGIDEQPNNYSYKKKESITFHLDGIQRTEVSEYGFDDYGNCIFECDKDGTTSFFEYYPCEGEQNQCPAHPYQFICYLKSVETHPVSNTHGENILWNKYKYSLVSNLNDCSYIAESEMNTSHGETTKNHYFDDPNQPRTCGLVSNIEISLNDELCGILSFSYDLNNNERITHITMTGFDGQCATKSEAQNIYSGNLIYRVDHDGLITRYTYNENGQYTSIVVAPDTEKYSIKEFDYDYSSDGNSLLITGSQGHKQKFIYDGMGRQLCHLSEDNSGKVKIIEEIHYNENGEVDHSIERDWFGDHPMEYSTHYYYDLFGELSMTIRPSGNILISEFNPVKLTSKTGIEGLSYDIILNDINGKPLEETRFTSQGVQYSISKRYYDSHGQTIKATDPFGFSSYYTYDALGRSLSVTDPNGIVKSVCYSPYSLNQLITEISVSGKVVGGRVYDGLQRIVSETQAGRKTHYSYDGCQINPSRMITAKECVWSFVYDPLLKKNIRAFTNSIEQTFDYHPTTSKLITSDNGISKNIYEYDKQGRVVQEIRIIDGKQYESSYVYSLLGKLLIYSDYLGNIERYNYDENGSLIEIEKIVKDTKYITTFEYDNYNRLSYQSCYCCDKPTINRLEHYIYFDDFSREINRIVISSGIIIYSIAIEYDISDRIILKEKSREGVVLLSEEFDYDKKNRLIRYNASGVEHPKNASGFPFHTQIFTYDFLDNIETVTTIFIDGDQDVESYFYENPDDPTQLSRIEHSHPEIDSVSIAYDEQGNIIIDEQQRLYIYDDNEHLVLVKNKSNEIISSYSYNAEGQLICQHTVDDGSIYYLYRGDQLVNEINGDIATSYLRYVNKPILRLYHHDGTTSPQFLATDKSGSIISEFSFDEFEDIHHIYTPFGFKYNPIISL; translated from the coding sequence ATGGAAAACATCGTAAGCAATGCATTCAACTTTTCGGAGTTTGTTGATTCAGGAGTTGATCCTCGCACAGGGAGTTACTCGATTAGTTTTACCCTAGGAGAACTATTATCGAATAAACTATCAGGGCCAAATTTTAAATTAACCATTAGCCACAATTATCTCAACAAAGTTGATGAAGGGTTTGGTTTAGGCTGGTCAATAAGTATGTCATCTTATGACAAAATTAGCAGAAAATTGTCATTAAGTTCTGGAAGAACTTTTGAAACCGTACTCAGTAAGGACTCCAACGAACTTATTATCCTCCACAGAAAAACTAAAGATGTTAGAGCATTTTTAGTAGAAAACGAAAGAGAGATAAAAGTAGTTTATATAGATGGAAAAGTAGAATATATAGACTATGAATCCGGAAAGCTCATTAAAACCGTTTCAAACTTAGGGCATGAGATATTTTTCTATTATAGATATTTCAATGGTTTGCTATCTTTGAGTAAGATTTCTGATCAATTTGGCCACAGTATTACAATCGATCATTGGAGCAATAAATACTACACGATAATTAATAGTGTGGCTGAAAATGACATTTATAAAAGAAATTACTTGCTCAGCAAAATATCACACGGATATGGAAGAATACTGACTTCTATCTCTATGGTTAATAGCAGTAATTTAAAGACGACGATTGATTACAAGTATATTGACAAACTGGGTAATTACGCAATTATACAAGTTAAACATTATTCAGGGCTTGTTGAGACTATAGAATATAGCTACGAAGGACACCTTTTACCTAATAAAAAAAACAACTTTAATTTTATTCCAAATGTGAAAAGGCATACACTTTACCCAGGCTCTGAACAGCCTAAGACTGTTTTTGAATATGAATATTCATTGAAAAACTATCTTGGCTATGGGAGTAATTTACTATGGGAAGATGGTGTTGATGTGCTTTTCTATACAGCATCTGACTATAGATATTCTAGCCAAGAGGTAATGAATGGTTCTCACATTATTGAAAGAGTATATAATAAATATCATTTGTTGGAGTCGGAAAAATATTTTAGGAATGGAGTTCTCTATAAAGAAATTGACTTAGAATACTATGCCGACCTTACACAAGGTATAGATGAACAACCAAATAATTATTCTTATAAAAAGAAAGAATCGATTACTTTCCATCTTGATGGTATACAGAGAACAGAAGTTTCTGAATATGGTTTTGATGACTATGGAAACTGTATATTTGAATGTGATAAGGACGGGACAACATCATTTTTTGAATATTACCCTTGCGAAGGAGAACAAAATCAATGCCCTGCACATCCTTACCAATTCATTTGCTATTTAAAAAGCGTCGAAACACATCCCGTAAGCAACACTCATGGAGAAAATATACTTTGGAATAAGTATAAGTACTCTTTGGTTAGCAATCTAAATGATTGTTCATATATCGCAGAAAGCGAAATGAATACTTCCCACGGTGAAACAACAAAGAATCATTACTTTGACGACCCCAATCAACCAAGAACCTGTGGTTTGGTATCAAACATAGAGATATCTTTGAATGATGAGCTGTGCGGCATTCTGTCTTTTTCTTATGATTTAAATAACAATGAGCGGATAACTCATATTACCATGACCGGGTTCGATGGTCAGTGCGCTACAAAATCAGAAGCACAAAACATCTACTCCGGTAATCTTATATATAGGGTCGATCACGATGGATTAATCACACGTTATACCTATAACGAAAACGGGCAATACACATCTATCGTGGTTGCGCCAGACACAGAAAAATACAGTATAAAAGAATTTGACTACGATTATAGTTCGGACGGAAACAGCTTACTAATTACTGGTTCTCAAGGGCATAAACAAAAATTTATTTACGATGGAATGGGGCGGCAATTATGTCACCTCTCAGAAGATAACTCTGGGAAAGTTAAGATTATTGAAGAAATTCATTATAATGAAAATGGTGAGGTTGATCATTCCATTGAGCGTGATTGGTTTGGTGACCACCCCATGGAGTATTCAACTCATTATTATTACGATTTATTTGGTGAACTAAGTATGACTATTAGACCGAGTGGAAATATATTAATCAGTGAGTTTAACCCTGTGAAATTAACATCAAAAACAGGAATCGAAGGGCTATCATATGATATTATTTTGAACGATATCAATGGTAAGCCATTAGAAGAAACTCGATTTACTTCTCAGGGTGTTCAGTACTCTATCAGTAAAAGATACTATGACAGCCATGGTCAAACGATAAAAGCAACCGATCCATTCGGATTCTCTTCATATTATACTTATGACGCTTTGGGCAGAAGCCTCTCAGTGACAGACCCTAACGGTATAGTAAAATCGGTATGTTATTCACCTTATTCACTCAACCAATTAATTACTGAGATAAGCGTATCCGGAAAAGTGGTAGGGGGACGCGTTTATGATGGATTACAAAGGATAGTCTCAGAGACACAAGCAGGAAGAAAGACTCATTATTCATATGATGGGTGCCAAATCAATCCTAGCCGAATGATAACCGCAAAAGAATGTGTATGGTCTTTCGTTTATGATCCACTGCTGAAAAAAAATATACGAGCATTTACTAATTCGATTGAGCAAACTTTTGATTACCACCCGACCACTAGCAAACTAATCACCAGTGATAATGGAATTAGCAAGAATATTTATGAGTATGACAAGCAAGGAAGAGTTGTTCAAGAAATAAGGATTATTGATGGGAAGCAGTATGAGTCATCGTACGTTTATTCTTTGCTAGGGAAACTATTAATTTATTCTGATTACTTAGGGAATATTGAACGTTACAACTATGATGAAAATGGGAGTCTTATCGAGATAGAAAAAATTGTGAAAGACACTAAGTATATTACGACTTTTGAATATGATAATTATAATAGGTTGTCATATCAATCCTGTTATTGCTGCGATAAACCGACAATCAACCGATTGGAGCATTATATCTATTTTGATGATTTTTCTAGAGAGATTAATCGGATTGTAATTAGTTCAGGTATAATAATCTATTCTATTGCAATCGAATACGATATTTCAGACAGAATAATTTTGAAAGAAAAATCCAGAGAGGGGGTAGTGTTATTAAGTGAGGAGTTTGATTACGATAAAAAAAATCGACTTATTCGCTATAATGCATCAGGGGTTGAGCATCCCAAAAATGCTAGCGGGTTCCCGTTTCATACTCAAATTTTCACCTATGATTTTCTCGATAATATTGAGACGGTTACCACCATATTTATCGATGGAGATCAAGACGTTGAGAGCTATTTCTATGAAAATCCAGATGATCCTACTCAATTAAGTAGAATTGAACACAGCCATCCAGAAATCGATTCCGTGAGTATTGCTTATGACGAACAAGGTAACATAATTATTGATGAACAGCAGCGATTGTACATTTATGATGATAATGAACACTTGGTATTAGTTAAAAATAAATCAAATGAAATAATATCATCTTATTCTTATAATGCTGAAGGTCAATTAATTTGCCAGCACACTGTCGATGATGGTTCAATTTATTATTTATATCGAGGAGATCAACTAGTCAATGAAATCAATGGTGACATAGCGACTAGTTATCTTCGCTATGTGAACAAACCAATATTACGTTTGTACCACCATGATGGTACTACAAGTCCCCAATTTTTAGCAACGGATAAAAGTGGAAGTATAATATCAGAATTCAGTTTTGATGAGTTTGAAGATATACACCATATCTATACTCCGTTTGGTTTTAAATATAACCCCATCATCTCATTATGA
- a CDS encoding PLP-dependent aminotransferase family protein yields the protein MLRPWQTQLWLDNSTGNTIHARLVNKLIEDILTGRLEAGALLPGSRSLATVLGLNRKTVQIAYDELIAQGWLVTQAKRGTFVSDRLPEQRMSEQYQYLLAGSAKPVIDHAEAEPLSVKENPSCNDGIPDARLIPYELLARAYRRALIAASRKQYLGYGDPQGTIELRHALQRMLIQERYLNLSSAQICTVRGSQMAIYLASRVLKPSDGVMVFEELTYAPALAAFEEAGFTILRCKTDQQGLDITHLQQLISGRKVAAIYTTPHHHYPTTVTMVMERRLLLLQLSTQHDFYIVEDDYDHEFHFDSRPIPPLASLPGADRVLHIGSLSKVFAPGLRIGYLVASAAFVEKVVQQILMIDRQGNTLTELALAELLQSGEVKRHIRKCKKIYKTRRDHCVNELKRLFGDRVRFHIPAGGLAFWLELGTQPQFDLAELATEPHFFVDKQRCFVRFGFGSFTEQEITAELTRLDWLLFPRSHS from the coding sequence ATGCTACGTCCCTGGCAAACGCAGTTATGGCTGGATAACAGCACAGGTAACACTATTCACGCCCGGCTGGTGAATAAGCTGATTGAGGACATCTTAACGGGCCGACTGGAAGCCGGAGCTTTGTTACCAGGTTCCCGCTCTTTAGCCACAGTGCTGGGGCTGAACCGAAAAACAGTGCAAATAGCCTATGACGAATTGATTGCGCAGGGCTGGCTTGTTACCCAAGCAAAACGCGGAACTTTTGTGTCCGATCGTCTACCCGAGCAACGTATGTCTGAACAATACCAGTACTTGCTTGCTGGCTCAGCCAAACCGGTCATCGACCATGCTGAGGCTGAGCCCCTTTCGGTAAAAGAGAACCCATCCTGCAATGATGGTATTCCGGATGCCCGTCTTATTCCTTATGAGCTGTTGGCGCGGGCGTACCGAAGGGCATTGATTGCTGCCAGCCGAAAGCAATATTTGGGCTATGGCGATCCACAGGGCACTATCGAATTGCGTCATGCCTTACAACGGATGCTGATACAGGAACGCTATCTGAACCTTAGCTCCGCGCAAATTTGCACTGTGCGTGGTAGTCAGATGGCTATTTACCTGGCCTCCCGTGTACTTAAGCCGTCCGATGGAGTGATGGTATTTGAAGAGCTGACTTATGCACCGGCATTGGCCGCTTTTGAAGAAGCTGGATTTACCATACTACGCTGCAAAACAGATCAGCAGGGGCTGGATATTACGCATTTACAGCAACTAATCTCAGGCCGGAAAGTGGCTGCAATTTACACTACACCCCATCATCATTATCCAACCACTGTCACTATGGTGATGGAGCGGCGTTTGCTGTTGCTGCAACTGTCGACCCAACATGATTTTTATATAGTGGAAGACGATTATGACCACGAGTTTCATTTTGACAGCAGGCCTATACCGCCGCTTGCCAGCTTGCCAGGGGCAGATCGGGTGCTGCATATAGGTTCTTTATCCAAGGTCTTTGCACCAGGTTTACGGATCGGTTATTTGGTTGCCAGTGCAGCGTTTGTCGAAAAAGTTGTACAACAAATTTTAATGATTGACCGTCAGGGCAATACTTTAACGGAGCTGGCTTTAGCAGAACTACTCCAGTCGGGAGAAGTGAAACGTCACATTCGTAAATGTAAAAAAATCTATAAAACACGTCGGGATCACTGTGTTAATGAGCTTAAAAGGCTTTTTGGTGATAGAGTGCGTTTTCATATTCCGGCTGGAGGGCTGGCATTCTGGCTGGAGTTGGGTACTCAACCGCAGTTTGATTTGGCAGAGTTAGCCACAGAGCCGCACTTTTTTGTTGATAAACAACGATGCTTTGTCCGGTTTGGTTTTGGCTCCTTCACAGAGCAGGAAATAACAGCAGAGCTGACCCGCCTTGATTGGTTACTGTTTCCTCGCTCCCATTCCTGA
- a CDS encoding NPP1 family protein, with the protein MKKTLYFLLLNTTILPVHSEVFTHLEQALPTKVNIKGQEPMFDFDNDSCYPSAGISKYGQQNRGLNVTGGITTGCRARDFLSSSNTLHRYACLDSQGNSYCGHFYSLYFEKDQVTAYRDLFGHRHDWEHVAIWTKNGVITHASYSAHGKLNTKPITQTAREGDHVKFVYHKDGVGTHAFRFARQSETAENGYGYWVTPIITTWSQMKGNGISNSSMRQLLNDFDYGKATIPMKDVNFMTNLNKGKPYGYPSFTKYSIERAD; encoded by the coding sequence ATGAAAAAAACGCTATATTTTTTACTGCTAAATACGACAATATTACCCGTTCATTCAGAGGTATTTACTCATTTAGAACAAGCATTACCAACAAAGGTCAATATCAAAGGTCAGGAACCGATGTTTGATTTTGACAATGACAGTTGTTATCCCTCAGCAGGAATTAGTAAATATGGACAACAAAATCGTGGGCTAAATGTCACTGGAGGGATAACCACAGGTTGTCGAGCAAGGGATTTTCTGAGTTCTTCAAACACTTTACATCGTTATGCGTGCCTAGATTCACAAGGTAACAGCTATTGTGGCCATTTCTACAGCTTATATTTTGAAAAAGACCAGGTTACAGCATATAGAGATCTTTTTGGACATCGACACGATTGGGAGCATGTTGCTATCTGGACGAAAAATGGAGTTATTACTCACGCCAGTTACAGTGCCCACGGAAAGTTAAACACAAAGCCAATTACCCAGACAGCGCGAGAAGGTGACCACGTCAAATTTGTATATCATAAAGATGGTGTGGGAACACACGCTTTCAGATTTGCTCGTCAAAGTGAAACTGCAGAAAACGGTTATGGTTATTGGGTAACCCCAATAATTACAACTTGGTCTCAGATGAAGGGAAATGGAATAAGTAATAGTTCGATGCGGCAATTATTGAATGATTTTGATTATGGCAAGGCAACGATTCCTATGAAAGATGTAAACTTCATGACTAACCTAAATAAAGGAAAACCATATGGTTACCCTTCGTTTACAAAATATAGTATTGAAAGAGCTGACTAG
- a CDS encoding dihydrodipicolinate synthase family protein, whose product MKLTGIIAYPITPFTKDGTQPDLNKLAHNIELLLQNGCDAIAPLGSTGESAYLSFAEWQQVAQHSVQVVAGCVPVIIGISELTTEQAIHKARFAEEIGADAIMVIPVSYWKLTDDEIFGYYKAIAAEVSLPVMIYNNPATSGVDMSPELIVKMFRGIPQITMVKESTGDIQRMHKIHQLSSGELPFYNGSNPLALEALCAGASGWCTAAPNLLGMLPKELFSHIQAGDLQAAKENFYRQLPLLSFIVSGGLPKTVKAGLALKGVEVGQPRKPLTAANEQEIATLSRLLKQILPE is encoded by the coding sequence ATGAAATTAACCGGTATTATTGCTTACCCAATCACCCCTTTTACTAAAGATGGTACTCAGCCAGATCTGAATAAATTAGCACACAACATCGAGCTGTTGCTGCAAAACGGTTGCGATGCAATAGCTCCCTTAGGCAGCACAGGCGAAAGTGCTTATCTGAGTTTTGCCGAGTGGCAACAGGTAGCGCAGCACTCGGTGCAGGTTGTCGCTGGGTGTGTTCCTGTAATCATAGGTATTTCTGAGCTGACGACAGAGCAGGCGATTCACAAAGCCCGTTTTGCTGAGGAAATTGGCGCTGATGCCATTATGGTGATCCCTGTTTCTTATTGGAAACTGACAGATGATGAGATTTTTGGCTACTACAAGGCTATTGCCGCTGAAGTTTCTTTACCCGTTATGATTTATAACAATCCGGCGACCAGTGGCGTGGATATGTCACCTGAGCTAATTGTAAAAATGTTCAGAGGCATACCTCAAATCACTATGGTGAAGGAAAGTACAGGTGATATTCAGCGGATGCACAAAATCCATCAGCTTTCCTCTGGCGAACTGCCTTTTTACAATGGCAGTAATCCATTAGCTCTGGAGGCTTTATGTGCCGGAGCCAGCGGTTGGTGCACTGCAGCACCTAATTTACTGGGTATGTTGCCAAAAGAGTTGTTTAGCCATATTCAGGCAGGCGACCTTCAGGCTGCTAAAGAAAACTTTTACCGTCAGTTGCCGCTGTTGAGCTTTATTGTGTCCGGTGGACTGCCTAAAACAGTCAAAGCTGGTTTGGCCTTAAAAGGTGTTGAAGTGGGCCAGCCCCGTAAGCCTTTAACAGCAGCTAACGAACAGGAAATTGCCACGTTAAGCCGTTTATTAAAGCAGATTTTACCCGAGTAA